One genomic window of Magnolia sinica isolate HGM2019 chromosome 3, MsV1, whole genome shotgun sequence includes the following:
- the LOC131239047 gene encoding F-box protein SKIP1-like, producing MDKGAGNVCWASVIDGVLIEIFSKLDFDSLISAASVCHSWRCVAHYPECWDCVHFNHYERFLDNYIKETAIPTVNRERTFRESEYMIRHVGAGAKSICVRRIADDTTVMMIADRCPSIESISLRDTDRISPAALLNLIRTSKHLKLIDVKFCKAVSASLIEEMGQSCPSIVGLNLGHQRVTEDMATAIGKFMPKLKWLNLNNATISSEVLYKILDSCTELDHVSVIRCRKLIMNDELKNRSSRIEEFKYSPLYICRSGAAQHFRRP from the exons ATGGATAAGGGGGCCGGCAATGTATGTTGGGCATCGGTCATCGATGGAGTCCTGATCGAAATCTTCTCCAAGCTAGACTTTGATTCGCTGATATCGGCCGCAAGCGTGTGCCATTCGTGGCGCTGCGTGGCTCATTATCCAGAGTGCTGGGATTGTGTCCACTTCAATCATTATGAAAGATTTTTAGACAACTACATCAAAGAAACTGCAATACCTACTGTTAATCGAGAGAGGACGTTCAGGGAGTCTGAATACATGATAAGGCATGTTGGAGCCGGAGCCAAGTCAATCTGTGTCCGCCGCATTGCTGATGACACAACGGTCATGATGATTGCGGACAG ATGCCCGTCAATTGAGTCAATCTCCCTTCGAGATACAGATCGAATCTCACCAGCTGCTCTTCTCAATCTAATCCGCACTTCCAAGCACCTGAAACTCATCGACGTTAAGTTCTGCAAGGCTGTTTCCGCCTCATTAATCGAAGAAATGGGTCAATCTTGTCCAAGCATAGTGGGCCTCAATTTGGGCCATCAACGTGTAACAGAAGATATGGCAACAGCGATCGGAAAATTCatgccaaaactcaagtggctcaACCTCAACAATGCCACTATATCTTCTGAAGTTCTATATAAGATCCTAGACTCGTGCACTGAGCTAGACCACGTTAGCGTCATACGGTGCCGTAAACTGATCATGAACGACGAGCTCAAGAACAGGTCCAGTAGAATTGAAGAGTTCAAGTACTCCCCTCTGTATATTTGCCGATCAGGGGCGGCTCAACATTTTCGGaggccttag